TCGATTAAAAATTGTAGGCGATTATAAAAGATTTGCCACTGGTTTTGTGATCAATTTGAGTAGCAAATCGAACAAAGATTCATGACGATGATTATAACGGAACTCCATCTCCTTTAGGTAGAGGGGAAAAAGTTTTGGAGACACGCCGTGAT
This sequence is a window from Thermodesulfobacteriota bacterium. Protein-coding genes within it:
- a CDS encoding DDE transposase encodes the protein HGVSPKLFPLYLKEMEFRYNHRHESLFDLLLKLITKPVANLL